Proteins from a genomic interval of Nitrospirota bacterium:
- a CDS encoding four helix bundle protein produces MGNIRGHNELEVGQDAMDAAMDIFAVTKTFPSEERYSLVDQIRRSSRSVPANISEAWRKRRYEAAFKSKLNDCESEACETQTRIELALRCSYIEKQTAESLDQKYEHIMARLVAMIRDSGNSILR; encoded by the coding sequence GTGGGCAATATCCGAGGCCATAACGAGTTAGAGGTAGGGCAGGATGCAATGGATGCGGCCATGGATATCTTCGCGGTCACGAAAACGTTTCCTTCTGAGGAAAGATATTCCCTTGTCGATCAGATACGCAGGTCCTCCCGTTCAGTGCCGGCAAATATTTCAGAAGCCTGGAGAAAGAGGCGGTACGAGGCAGCGTTCAAGAGCAAACTGAACGATTGCGAGTCGGAAGCATGTGAAACGCAAACCCGGATTGAGCTTGCACTGCGTTGTTCTTACATCGAGAAGCAGACCGCGGAGAGCCTGGATCAGAAATATGAACACATCATGGCACGGCTCGTTGCCATGATTCGGGATTCAGGCAACTCGATTTTGCGGTAG
- a CDS encoding ribonuclease J: MQEAPDPQQSSPPPGNGNSLSIIPLGGVGEIGMNMTVLECGTDILVIDAGLMFPDAEMLGVDIVIPDFSYLLENRDRVRAVVLTHAHEDHIGALPFLLRELPVPVYGTRLTLGFVKEKLREHGLDASAELVTVRPREVVELGCFSVEFIRVTHSIVDGVGLGITTPAGRVVHTGDFKIDPTPVDGEVMDLKTFAEYGDRGTLVLLSDSTNAGQGGYTFSEKEVRRGLEDIFGRARGRIVVATFASNIHRVQQIIDVAVMHGRKVILNGKSMIANAQIALDLGYLRMPADTWLRIDALRNLPDDQVVLITTGSQGEPMSALSRMAANEHKHFQIRKGDTIILSSKMIPGNERSVTRIINHLFKHGAEVFYEKVSEVHVSGHASKEELKLMLSLIKPKYFIPVHGEYRHLVYHSQLATKVNIPEENIFIIENGVVMEFTENSARRAGIVNVGRVYIDGKTTGSAAEGGVETVVLRDRMKLAHDGVVIVILGIEKTTGSVVSGPDIVSRGFVFEDASQELLAEVKDVVMDTLLVMIPEAKGDWSLVSARVRSALKKFINKRMERRPMILPIILEI, encoded by the coding sequence ATGCAGGAAGCCCCCGATCCGCAGCAATCGTCCCCCCCTCCCGGCAACGGCAATAGCCTCTCGATCATTCCGCTTGGCGGCGTGGGCGAGATCGGGATGAACATGACCGTCCTCGAATGCGGGACCGACATTCTCGTCATCGACGCAGGGCTCATGTTCCCCGACGCCGAGATGCTCGGCGTGGACATCGTGATCCCCGATTTCTCCTACCTGCTCGAGAACCGGGACCGCGTCCGGGCCGTCGTGCTCACCCACGCCCACGAGGACCACATCGGCGCGCTCCCGTTCCTGCTGCGGGAGCTTCCCGTGCCGGTCTACGGCACGCGGCTGACGCTCGGGTTCGTGAAGGAAAAGCTCAGGGAGCACGGTCTCGATGCCTCGGCGGAGCTCGTCACCGTGAGGCCGCGCGAAGTGGTGGAGCTCGGCTGTTTCAGCGTGGAGTTCATCCGGGTGACGCACAGCATCGTGGACGGCGTCGGCCTGGGCATCACCACGCCCGCGGGCAGGGTCGTCCATACGGGCGACTTCAAGATCGACCCCACGCCCGTGGACGGCGAGGTGATGGACCTCAAGACCTTCGCCGAGTACGGCGACCGGGGAACGCTCGTGCTCCTGTCGGACAGCACCAACGCCGGCCAGGGCGGCTACACCTTCTCGGAGAAGGAGGTGCGGCGCGGGCTGGAGGACATCTTCGGCCGCGCCCGGGGCAGGATCGTGGTGGCCACCTTCGCCTCGAACATCCACCGCGTTCAGCAGATCATCGACGTCGCGGTCATGCACGGCCGCAAGGTGATCCTGAACGGCAAGAGCATGATCGCCAACGCCCAGATCGCGCTCGACCTGGGCTATCTCAGGATGCCGGCGGACACGTGGCTCAGGATCGACGCCCTCAGGAACCTGCCCGACGACCAGGTCGTCCTGATCACCACGGGAAGCCAGGGCGAGCCCATGAGCGCGCTCTCCCGGATGGCGGCCAACGAGCACAAGCACTTCCAGATCAGGAAGGGCGACACCATTATCCTCTCCTCCAAGATGATCCCCGGGAACGAGCGGAGCGTCACGCGCATCATCAACCACCTGTTCAAGCACGGCGCCGAGGTGTTCTACGAGAAGGTTTCCGAGGTGCACGTCTCGGGCCACGCCTCCAAGGAGGAGCTGAAGCTCATGCTCTCCCTCATCAAGCCGAAATACTTCATCCCGGTCCACGGGGAGTACCGCCACCTGGTCTATCATTCCCAGCTCGCGACAAAGGTGAACATCCCCGAGGAGAACATCTTCATCATCGAGAACGGCGTGGTGATGGAGTTCACGGAGAACAGCGCCCGCAGGGCGGGCATCGTGAACGTGGGGAGGGTCTACATCGACGGCAAGACCACCGGATCGGCTGCCGAGGGAGGCGTCGAGACCGTCGTGCTCAGGGACCGGATGAAGCTCGCCCACGACGGCGTGGTGATCGTGATCCTCGGCATCGAGAAGACCACGGGCAGCGTCGTCAGCGGTCCGGACATCGTGTCGCGGGGGTTCGTGTTCGAGGACGCCTCGCAGGAGCTGCTGGCCGAGGTGAAGGACGTGGTCATGGACACGCTCCTGGTCATGATCCCCGAGGCCAAGGGCGACTGGTCGCTCGTCTCGGCCCGGGTCCGGTCCGCGCTCAAGAAGTTCATCAACAAGCGGATGGAGCGCCGGCCCATGATCCTGCCGATCATACTGGAAATATGA